ATTTGCTCCATAGCTAAACGTCTTTCCTCTTCTGGCGATATGATCAATCCATGACTTCAGATTGGAAGTAATACTGAAGTTATACATCGGCGCGCCGATCACTACTACATCTGCTGCCAGCAATTCAGCAATTGCTTCGTCAGAATGTGCAATCGCACTCACCTGCTCAGCAGATCTATTTTCTTCAGGGGTAAAAAAAGATTGAATATGCGCTTCTTCCAAATGTGGGAACGGTGCTGCGGCCAGGTCACGAACCACCACTGTACTACCGGGGTGAGCAGCAGTTAGTTTTTCTACAATGGCATTTCCTAATTGCGCGCTATACGACTGAGACTTTCTCGGGCTGGTGATCAAATGCAATATTCTCATGATGCTTATTTTAAATTTTAACCCAAAAGTATCTACAATCTCCACGCGGCTGGCGATACTATATTCCCGGATAGCA
This Chitinophaga sancti DNA region includes the following protein-coding sequences:
- a CDS encoding FMN-dependent NADH-azoreductase, translated to MRILHLITSPRKSQSYSAQLGNAIVEKLTAAHPGSTVVVRDLAAAPFPHLEEAHIQSFFTPEENRSAEQVSAIAHSDEAIAELLAADVVVIGAPMYNFSITSNLKSWIDHIARRGKTFSYGANGPEGLVKGKKVYLAISTGGVYSEGMMKVYDYTENYLRAVLGFMGMTDVTAVRAEGLSVPGVQDTAMEKAYEAITV